In Mycolicibacterium lutetiense, the sequence GGTGCGCCGAAAGGCCAGTTATTACCCGGAGTTTCCCCAGCTCAGTGCAAGAACTGGCCACTCGGGCGAGAAAATTACGAGGTGCCCAGCGGGTCGATGGTCCAGGCGATGTAGAGCACGATGGCACTCACCGTCGCGGTGGTCGTGAAGTCGATGGTCCGCGAACGCACCACCAGGAGCCCGGCCCGGTCATCGGTCAGGGCCAGCCGCAGCGCGGCCGCAGCGCCCACGCCGATCCCGATGACCAGCGCGCCGCGGCGCCAATAGCCCGCCGCCACCAAGGCGAACGCCGCAATGAAGAACAGCCCGACCACCAGGATCGGCCACTGTCCGGCGAACACCTTGCGGACGAACTCATTCACCGTCACGCCAGTTTCGACTCTTCGAGCTCGACGACATTGCTCAGCAGGAACGCCCGCGTCAACGGACCCACCCCGCCCGGGTTGGGCGACACGTGCCCGGCCACGTCCCAGACATCGGGCGCAACGTCACCGGTGAGCTTGCCGTCCACCCGGCTGACGCCGACGTCGACGACGGCCGCGCCGGGCTTGACCATGTCGGCGGTCACCATGTGCGGCACCCCGACCGCGGCGATGATGATGTCGGCCTGCCGCGTCAGACTCGGCAGATCGCGGGTGCCCGTGTGGCACAGCGTCACCGTGGCGTTCTCCGATCGTCGGGTCAGCAGCAGGCCCATCGGCCGGCCGACGGTGACCCCGCGCCCGATCACCACGACGTGCGCCCCCGCGATCGGCACGTCGAACCGGCGCAACAGGTGCACGATCCCACGGGGAGTACACGGCAGCGGTGCCTCTTTACCGAGCACGAGCCGGCCGAGGTTGGTCGGATGCAGACCGTCGGCGTCCTTGGCCGGGTCGATGCGCTCCAGTGCGGCGTTCTCGTCGAGATGCTTGGGCAGCGGCAGCTGCACGATGTAGCCCGTGCACTCCGGGTTGGCATTGAGCTCGTCGATGGTCTCATCGAGCTGAGCCTGGGTGATATCGGCAGGCAGGTCACGGCGGATGGAGGTGATCCCGACCTTGGCGCAGTCGGCATGCTTGCCGCGCACGTAGGCCTGCGAACCGGGGTCGTCACCGACCAACACGGTCCCGAGCCCGGGCGTGCGGCCCGCTTCGGTCAACTTCGCGACGCGCTGCTTGAGATCCACGAAGATCTCGTCACGCGTGGCCTTACCGTCCAACACAATCGCACCCACGGCTGCCATTGTGTCAGCCACGTGGCAGGCTCAGCATATGAACACCCAGCCCAATGTGTTCACTGATGTATTCAGTGAGGCCAAACTCGGCCCCTTGACGCTGCGTAACCGCATCATCAAGGCCGCCACCTTCGAAGCTTCGACCCCTGATGCGCTGGTCACCGATGATTTGATCAACTACCACCGGCTGCCCGCGGCCGGCGGTGTCGGCATGACCACCGTCGCGTACTGCGCGGTGTCCCAGGGTGGCCGCACCGACGGTTGGCAGATCTGGATGCGGCCCGAGGCGGTGCCCGGGCTGACCAGACTGACCGACACCGTCCACGCCGAGGGCGCTGCCATCAGCGCCCAGATCGGCCATGCCGGCCCGGTGGCCAATTCGCGCACCAACAAGGCCAAGGCGCTGGCCCCCGTGCGGTTCTTCAACCCGCTGTCGATGCGGTTCGCCAAGAAGGCCACTATCGACGACATCCGCGACGTCACCGAAGCCCACGCCAACGCCGCGCGGCTGGCCATCGACTCGGGATTCGACGCCGTCGAGGTGCACCTCGGCCACAACTACCTGGCCAGCTCGTTCCTGTCCCCGCTGATCAACCGCCGCACCGACGAATTCGGCGGGTCCTTGGAGAACCGGGCGAAGGTGGCCCGAGGCGTGGTGCGGGCGGTGCGTGACGCCGTCGACAAGCACGGCGACCGCAAGATCGCCGTCATCGCCAAGCTCAACATGAGCGACGGTATCCGCGGCGGTATCCCGATGGATGAGTCGCTGCAGACCGCCAAGTGGCTCGAGGAAGACGGTGGCCTGGACGCCATCGAACTCACCGCAGGCAGCTCGCTGGTCAACCCGATGTACCTGTTCCGCGGCGGCGCGCCGGTCAAGGAATTCGCCGCGAACTTCAAACCCCCGATCAGCTGGGGCATCCGGATGAGCGGCAACAAGTTCTTCCGCGAATACCCGTACCACGAGGCATATCTGATGCGCGACGCCGAGAAGTTCCGCGCCGAGCTGACCATGCCGATCATCCTGCTGGGCGGTATCACCAACCGCGAGACCATGGACCGGGCGATGGCGGCAGGCTTCGAGTTCATCGCGATGGGCCGGGCGCTACTCGCCGAGCCGGATCTGCTCAACCGGATCCAGGCCGAGGAAACCAAGGGTTCGGTCAAATCGCTGTGCACGCACTGCAACGAGTGCATGCCGACCATCTACAGCCACACCCATTGCGTGGTGACGGGAGCGCCCGACACACTCGTGAAGTGAGCACAGACGCCATCAGCGACACCATGGTGACCTACCGCTACGTGCGGGTCGGGCTGGTCGCGCTGGTGGTGTTCCTGCTGACCTCGCTGGCATTGACCTGGGCGCACACCTGCCCGCAGGGGTCGATCAGCGCGTTCTTCTACACCCGCACCCACGCGGTGTTCCTGGCTTCCCTGTGCGCGATCGGCATCTGCCTGATCGCCTACAAGGGCAGCCGGGTGGGCGAGGACGCGCTGCTGAACTACTCCGGGTTCATGGCCTTCATCGTCGCCCTGGTGCCCACCGGTTCCGACGACCTGTGCCGGCCATGGCTTCCCACGGTGAGCGACCCGTTCGGGGGTGTCGCCAACAACGTCGCCGCACTGTTCGTGGCCGTCGCCGTCGGCACCGGCATGTACCTGGCGCTGGACCGCTGGCGGCGCCCGCAGCGGGCCCCGGTGCCCTCCGCCCCGTCCTGCGCTGAGGCCGCCACCCTGTGGAAGACTGTCGCCACCGCGCTTCTTCGGGTCGAAAAATGGCTCCCGACAGCATTATTGATCATCGCTATCGCCGGCGCCCCGCTGATGTTGTGGGACTGGTTCGCCGAACATGCGCACGTCATCGCCGCGGTGGCGATGTTCCTGGCCATCACGCTCGTCGCGGTCTACCACGCGTGCTACGCACGTGCCGCCGTGCGCCGACACCTGGCCCGGTTCTACGCCACCATCGCGGCGCTCATGCTCGTCACCGTCGTGGCCGGCATCGTGCTGCTGGTCCTGGGGTGGCACTTCGGTGTCATCGCCACCGAACTCACCCTGATTGTGCTGTTTGCGGTGTTCTGGGCCGTGCAGACCTGGGACGTCTGGGACGCCCAGGACCGCTACCCGGAAGAAGCCGTGCCGACCCTGGCCAATACGCCGACTCAGCCGGTGTAGCCGTCGATCTGCAGCGTCTGCCCGTCGCGCCGTAGCACCAACACCGCACCCGGCGCCGGAACGAGCCCCTCCACCGATTCCGCAGGCGCCGTCGCGGTCTGCGCGCACGTCCTCGCGTCGAACGTGCGCAGCGATCCCGGCGTGCCCCGGACGCCGCGGTCGGCAAGGACCAGAGTGTCGGGGAACGCGACGTAGGCAGGCTGGTCGACTCGTCGGCTCGGCACGTTCGTCCGAACCGCCTCGACGCCGTCGGGAACCTGGCACCGTTGACGGCCGTCCGACCCGAACAGGGTCAGCCGGGTGGTCCGGTCAGTCAGAAACCACACCACGAAATCATCACTGGGACCGTATGATTCGGCGAAGCGGCCATCTGCCGGTAATTCGGTGACGGTGCGGTGAACGATGTCGGCATACCTGGCGGCGTCGGGCGCACCGGCGCCCTGCAGCGAGATGACGACCCCGATGCCGTTGGCCGGCTTGGACCCGAGTTGGACGTACCGCTGTTCGATCGGCACCGCCGGGTCGATCTTCCTCTCCGACAGAACTGTGTCCCAACCGATTTCCCCTGTTTCGGGATCGAGGACACTCAACCAGACCTTGCCGTCCTGACACTGGACCGTGGACACCACGCCGGAGGCGGTCACCACGGGTTCGACAATGCCGCAACCGGGATGAGGTGCGGGCACACTCCACAACGCATGTCCGGTCCGGCTGTCATACCGGGTCCAGGTGTGCTGGTCATCCCACCCCACGATGAACGGACCGGTCGCAGAACGTAGACGTCCGCGGGCCGCCTCCTGCAAGCCCGCATCGTCACTGGCCCACAGGTATTCGCCGGTGACCGCATCCAAGCCGACCAGGCCGCCGCCGACGAACGCCAGCACCGTGGCGCCGTTGTCGACCACCCGCATCGCTTCGACGCCCACATCACCGGGGCCGGTACGCGCGTAGTGCCAGCGCTCCTTGCCGTCAGAACCGTAGGCCGTGATGCGGCCGTCGCGATACACCGCGAAACCGGCCCCCGCAGAGTCCATGTCATAGACCGGCAAACGTTGATCACCGAAGGCATCGGGCACCGACACGGTGAACGTCCGCTTCCCCAGCCCGGCGGGTACTGCGGGCACATCGGTAGCCGGCGCCGTCGTCGCGTCCACGAAGCGCCCGTCGTCACCCGCCCGCAACGCGCCCACGGTCACCACCGCGGCAACGACGACGGCGATCGCTGCACCGATCGCCAGCAACTTCACCGAGCCGCGTTCCAAGCGCGGGAAGGCGCGTGCCGCCAGGAACGCCGCCACTGCACCAGCCAGACACAAGCACCACGCCGCCGCACCGAGCGGCAATGCCGTGGTGACCGGGGCGCTGTCCATCACCTTGCGATAGAACGCCGGGATGCCCTGACTGACGTAGGCGATGACCAGTATCGCCGCCACGCCCGCCGCGCCGACCGGGGTAGCGGCAAGGTCACGGTCCGTACGTCCGCGCCACACGCTGTACGCCATCGCCGCGAGCAGCACCAGCGCGATCACCGTCACCGCCAGCACCATCCGATTCGGCAACGCGTCGCCCCAGCGGTGCAGGCCGAAGACGTACCAGCCGCTTTCACCTGCACTGCGCGGTGCAATCAGCCGCGCCCAGGCGCCCAACGCCACGGCCCACACCAACCAGACCACCGCCGCACCGGCCAGCACCGTGCCCACCTGGCGCAGCACGCCGAGGACCCGGACGGCGGCCTTCTGCACCCCTTCAGAACTCATGCGTGCCATCGTCACACGCCGCGACACCCAGGCAACGGCCCAGCCCCGGTGAAAACACCCGATAGAGTTGAGCGCGATGAGCCCTGCGCTGACCGTTCGTTACGACGGGTCGACCCGTACCTTTGCCCCAGGCAACGATGTCGTCATCGGCCGAGACCTCCGCGCCGACGTCCGCATCGCCCACCCGCTGATCTCGCGTGCCCACGTCGTGCTGCGTTTCGACCAAGGCCGATGGGTCGCGATCGACAACGGCAGCCTCAACGGCATGTACGCCAACGGCCGCCGGGTGCCCACGCTCGACATCCATGACGGCCAGGTCGTCAACATCGGCAACCCGGACGGCCCGCAGCTGACGTTCGAGGTCGGCCGGCATCAGGGAGCAGTCGGTCGCACCCCGACCGCGGCGGTGCCGATCGCGAATCGGCCCAGTGGCGCCTGGCCCACCCAGCCCGCCGCCCCCGGCCGGCAGCAGTACGGTCAGCCGCCCGCGGCCCAGCGCCCCGGCTACTCGTCCGGCCCGCAACCGCGCTACCCGACACCGCCCACCGGATATCCCAGCGGTCCGCAGGGCGGCTACCCGAGCGGCCCGCAGAGCGGGTATCCCCAGGGGCCATCGACCTATCAGCCCCCACCGGTACGCAACTCGAACCCGGCTCAGTCCTCGTCGCAGGCGCCCACCACGATGGGCCCGGCCGCCACCTCGGACCGCGGTAGCAGTGAGCCCGCCGGCAACATCGCCACCAGCATGCTCAAGATCCTGCGGCCGGGTCGCACCACCCCGGCGCCGGCAGGTGCGGTGAAGATCGGTCGCAACACCGACAACGACATCGTCATCCCCGACGTGCTGGCCTCGCGGCATCACGCCACCTTGATCCCGCTGCCCGGCGGCACCGAGATCCGCGACGAGCGCAGCATCAACGGCACGTTCCTCAACGGCACACGGGTCGAGTCGGCGGTCCTGCACGACGGGGACGTCATCACCATCGGCAACGTCGACCTGGTGTTCACCGGCGGCACCCTCGTGCGCCGCAGCGAAACCGAAGCCGACACCCGCACCGGCGGCCTCGAAGTGCGTGGCCTGACCTGGACCATCGAGGGCAACAAGACGCTGCTCGACAACATCTCCGTCGACGCCCGGCCCGGCACACTCACCGCGGTGATCGGCCCCTCGGGTGCGGGCAAGTCGACGTTCGCCAAGCAGGTCGCCGGCTACACACATCCGACCAGCGGCACCGTCACCTTCGAGGGCCACGACGTCCACGCCGAGTACGCCTCGCTGCGCTCCCGGATCGGCATGGTCCCGCAGGACGACGTGGTGCACGGTCAGCTGACCGTCCGCCAGGCCCTGATGTTCGCCGCCGAGCTGCGGCTGCCGCCGGACACCACCAAGGAAGACCGCGAACAGGTCGTCATGCAGGTGCTCGAGGAACTCGAGATGACCAAGCACCTCGACACTCGCGTCGACAAGCTGTCCGGCGGGCAGCGCAAGCGCGCCTCGGTCGCACTCGAACTGCTGACCGGCCCGTCGCTGCTGATCCTCGACGAGCCCACCTCCGGCCTCGACCCCGCGCTGGACCGGCAGGTGATGACCATGCTGCGCCAGCTGGCCGACGCCGGCCGCGTGGTGCTCGTCGTCACGCACTCGCTGACCTACCTGGATGTCTGTGATCAGGTGCTATTGCTGGCGCCCGGCGGTAAGACCGCATTCTGCGGGTCGCCCGATCAGATCGGCCCGGAGCTCGGCACCACCAACTGGGCCGACATCTTCAGCACCGTCGCGAGCGATCCGGCCGAGGCCGGCCGGCGCTACCTGGCCCGCACCGGCCCGGCCCCGGAGGCCGCGGCATCGTCGAACCAACCCGGGGACCTGGGTGCACCGGCCAAGACGAGCCTGCTGCGGCAGTTCTCCACGATCGCCCGCCGGCAGATGCGGCTGATCATCTCCGACCGCGGCTACTTCATCTTCCTGGCACTGCTGCCGTTCATAATGGGTGTGCTGTCCCTGTCGGTGCCCGGCACCGACGGCTTCGGCGTCCCCAACCCGATGGGCGATGCCCCCAATGAACCGGGCCAGATCCTGGTACTGCTCAACGTCGGTGCGATCTTCATGGGTACCGCCCTGACCATCCGCGACCTGATCGGTGAACGGGCGATCTTCCTCCGCGAGCAGGCGGTCGGGTTGTCCACCACGGCCTACCTGCTGGCCAAGGTGTGCGTGTACTCGGTGTTCGCCATCGTGCAGTCGGCGATCGTCACAGGCATCACGCTGGCGGGCAAGGGCTGGGGCGAAGGCGCGGTCGAGCACGGCGTGTTCATCCCCAACCGGTCACTGGAGCTGTTCTTCAGCATGGCCGCCACCACCGTCACCGCCGCCATGGTGGGCCTGGCGCTCTCGGCGCTGGCGAAATCCAACGAGCAGATCATGCCGCTCCTGGTCGTCGCGATCATGAGCCAGCTGGTGTTCTCCGGCGGCATGATCCCGGTGACCGGCCGCGTCGGCTTGGATCAGCTGTCCTGGATCACCCCGGCCCGGTGGGGTTTCGCCTCATCGGCGTCGACCGTAGATCTGATCCGGTTGGTCCCCGGCCCGCTGACACCCAAGGATGCGCACTGGGAGCACACCACCAGCGCCTGGCTCTTCGACATGGGCATGCTCGTCGCGCTGTCGTTGTTCTACGTCAGCTTCGTGCGCTGGAAGATCCGCCTCAAGGCCGGCTGAGCTCGCTCGGTACTCGGTCGCGCTCTCACTCTCCAATGTCACGCTGGAGTGGCGCTCGACCTCGAGCGCCACTCTGGTGTGACAGTGCGGTTTGGGGTGCCACGCTGGCGTGACGCTCGACGTCGGCAGCCACTCTGGCGTGATAAACGGCCGACGAGAGGGCCTCCGAGAGTCCGACAGCGGCCTCGGAGAGTCCGAGAGGGACTCGGGAGAGCTACCCGCCGTGGACGTCGAGGCCATGGGCGGCCGAGTAGGCCAGCGCCTGGGCGATGTCGATCTTGGCGCCGCGCACCTTCGCAGTGGTCCAGAAGGTGGGGTCGACGCGGGCGCCGCGCAGATCCGCCTCGTCGAGCTTGGCGTCCTGTACCCGCGCCCCGGTCAGGTCCGCCTGCCGCAGAACCGCCTTGCGCAGGTCCGCACCGACCAGGCTGGCCTCGCGTAACCGGCAGTCCGAGAGGTCGACGCCCCGCAGATCGCAGCCACCCAGCACGGCCAGGGTCAGATCCGACTCGATGATCTTGATCGGCCGCAGCCGGCATTCGGTGAACACCGAACCCAGCAGGCTGCAGTTGGTGAACGTGCTGTGCCACAGCGTGGCGCGGCGGAACGTACAGTTGCGGAACGCCGAGCCGGAATGCTCGGACTCGGACATGTCGACGCCGCTGAAATTGCACTCGGTGAACACCACGCGCTCAGTGCGCAACCGGCTCAGGGCTCCGTCATATTCCTCGGCGCGGAAGTCTACCCCGGTGAATTCCCTGTCCGCCCAGGTTGTTTCGTCAGCTACCACGCGTCAGCCGGGCAACGCGGAAAGCGTGGTCAACGAGTACTCGGTGACCGCGATCAGCGCAGCCTTGGCCGAGTTGCGGTCACGGGCATCCACGGCGACCACCGGGATGTGCTCCGGCAGCGCCAGGGCCTTGCGCACCGCCTGGGTGGGATGCTTTGGCGCGTCGTCGAACTCGTTCACCGCGACGATGAACGGCAGTTTGCGGGCCTCGAAGAAGTCGACCGCGGCGAAGCTGTCCTGCAGGCGACGGACGTCGACCAGGATGATCGCACCGATCGCACCGCGCACCAGGTCGTCCCACATGAACCAGAACCGTCGCTGCCCGGGGGTGCCGAACAGGTACAACACCAGATCCTCGTCCAGCGTGATCCGACCGAAGTCCATCGCGACCGTCGTGGTGCGCTTGTCCGGGGTGCCGTCCAAGGCATCGACACCCTCGGACACGTTGGTGACCAACGCTTCTGTGCGCAGCGGCATGATCTCGGAGACCGCGCCGACGAATGTCGTCTTCCCTACGCCGAACCCGCCAGATATGACGATCTTCGTCGAGGCGGCCCCACGCCGGGCGCCGCCGCCGGAGGCCGAGCGGGGTTCAGAGGGCTCGTAGGCCACGCAGGGTCCTTCCAATCAATTCGCGGCGTTCGTCGAAGCTCGCCGAGTCATCAAGGGTGGCTTCCACCCGTAGATAACCCTGCGTCACCAAGTCCCCGATCAGCACGCGCGCCACGCCGAGCGGGAGAGATAAATGAGCGGCAATCTCGGCAACCGAAGGAGTGCCGGTGCACAACTCTACGATCTGTGCGCGCACATCGTGCCCAGTCCAGCGCGGTTCACGTGTCGTGTCGGCTTTTTGCACCGGCGCTTCCAGCGGAAGATGCACCCGAGAGTCGGTGCGGCCGGCCGTCAGGGTGTACGGCCGCACCAAACTCGGTCGATCGGTGGTTTCCGGTTCGTCCACAGGCACCTCGCGAAGGGCAGAAGGATCAGGGACTCAGGACGGCTGCGGAGTACGGCGCGAAGACTGCACCACCGCACCGACCCGCTCGACCAGAATCGCCATCTCGTAGCCGACCTGCCCGATGTCACATGACGGGGTGGTCAGCGTCGCCAGATTGGAGCCGTCGCCCACCCGCATCAACAGCAGGTAACCGTTCTCCATCTCGACCACCGACTGCATCACATGACCGCCGTTGAACAACTGGGAGGCACCGGTGGCCAGGCTGGCCAGACCGGAAGCGACCGCCGCGAGTTGATCGGCCCGTTCGAGCGGCATGTGTTCGCTGGCAGCCATCAGCAGTCCGTCGGCCGAGACCAGCACCGCGTGGGACACCCCGGATACCTCGCGGGCGAACTTGGACACGAGCCAGTCCAGGGAGTCGCGCTGTGTCGGACGCGTCATTCGTTATCGGTTCCTCTGGTCTCACGGGCACGCGATCGCCCGGCGTGCACGCCCCCGAAAAGGTTGCTGGTGCTAGCGCGGACGGCCTCAGGATCACGCGGCGTGAACGCCGCGAACATGCCGCTGTCAGGTTCGTCTGCCGATGCTACCGTCTCCGAGCCATCGTCGTTGCGGTGCACTCCGCCGTTGCGGTGACGGCCGTTGGCGTCGGCCGAAGCCGCCACGACAGCGGCCACACCGCCCGGCACCAGGCGGGCGCCCGGCGTACGCATGGGCAGGCCTTCCTCGGTGTGCTGGTCGACGGGCGCGTCCTGCGCCGCGGCGGCCACCGACCACCCCTTCTCCCAGACCGTCTTCCAGTCCAGGTCGGCGCTGCGCACGTGGGTCGTCGGATCGATCTCGAATTCCGACATCATCGACTGATAGATCGAGTCACCCTGGACGTCCGGGCTCTCCGCCTGGACCGGGGCGGATTCGACCGGTTCTTCCCGGTTCTCGCCGGGATCATGCGCCGGAGCGCTGTGACCGTTCAGATCACTGTGGCCGTTCAGACCACTGTGACCGTTGAGATCACCAGCACCGTTGACGCCCTGGGTGGCGGCCTGCCCGCGGGATGCGAAGAACGACGAGGTGTTGGTGCGTGACGGCCGTCCGGACTCCACTTCGTCGTCGGCGGCCGCGCCCGGTGCTGTGTCCGCCGCCGGGGCGGCTTGGCCCTTGGCCAGGGCCGCACTCTCTTCGGTGTGTACCGGCCACTGCTGCGGCCATTCACTGACCGACTCGTCCGCCGGCTCCTCGACCGGCACCTCAGCCACCGGTTCCGGTTGCGGTTGCGGGGCGAGCGTGCCGGGCAGCTCCGAGATACCGCTGGCTCCCGGACTGCGCTGCGGCAGCAGGTCGAACGGAACCTCGCCACCATTGAGGTGGGATTCGTCGAGCCCGGATCCGACGCTCGAGCCATCGGCAGGATCGGCGTCCAACGACAACGCCGTGGCGATCCCGGCGTGGGCGTCGACGGGCCTGCCATAGGGAAGGTCCTCGACCTGGTCGCCACCATCCCGGGCCAACAATGTGGCCGGGAGGTACACCCCCGCCGTGGTGCCCGAGCTCGGCTCCTCGGCGACGGTGCTGCGCAGCCGCACCACCAGACCGTGCTGGGTGGCCAGTCGCCCGACCACGTACAGGCCCATGTGACGCGCGGTGTAGGGGTTGACCTCACCGCCGGACTGCAGACGGGTGTTGGCGACCCGCAGGTCCGCCTCGGTCATGCCCAGGCCGACGTCGCTGACCTCGATCACCAACGCACCCTTGGCCGCATGCACGGCCGACACCCGCACCTGCGAGATCGGCGGCGAGTAGCGCAGCGCATTGTCGAGCAGCTCAGCCAGGAGGTGGATCAGGTCGCCGGCCACCGCACCGGTGATCTCGACGTCGGCCACCGACGCGGTGACCACGCGGGTGTAGTCCTCGACTTCCGAGGCAGCGGCGTTGATGACCGTCGCCAACTGGACCGGCTTGCTGTGCTCGCGTGCCAACTTGGACCCGGACAGCACCAACAGGTTGGCCCCGTTCCGACGCATGCGGGCCGCGAGGTGGTCGAGCCGGAACAGGCTCTCCAGGCGCTGGGGGTCGTCCTCGTTGCGTTCCAGCTGGTCGATCAGTGACAACTGCTGGTCAACCAGGGAGCGGCTACGCCGCGACAACGTCTCGAACATGTCCGAGACCTGCAATTGCAGCTGAGCCTGTTCACCGGCGAGGAACACCGCCTGCTCGTGTAGCTCGTCGACGGCATGGGCCACCTGACCGATCTCTTCGGTGGTCTGCACCGGGATCGGGGTCACCGGGATCAGCTCGCCGCCGGCGCGGACCCGTTCGATCTCCTTGGCCAGATCCTGGTGGGCCACCCGCAGGGCGCTGTCCCGAAGCGTCCGCAGCGGGCGCACCAGCGAGCGGGCCACCAACAACACGATGACGATGGCGCTGATGATCGCGGTCGCGACCAGGATTGCGTCGCGGATCGCGTCGTTGCGGGCATCGTCGGCCTGAGCCTCGACCGCAGCCGGAATCGACGCGGTGGTGTTCTCGATGATCTGCCCGGCAATCGTGTTGGTGGCCTGCAACGAGGCCACCATGTCCGGGTTACCGACCAGCGGAATCGCCGGGTTGGACATCATCGCCATGCGCTTGACCATCTCGGCGCGCAGCGTGGCCGCCTCCTCGGAGCCACCTCCCAGCACCTTGGTCAGTGCCGCGACCGTGGATGGTTCGGTACCGGCCATCGTGATCATCGAGGTGCGGAGCAACGGTTCCGGCTCAGCGCCGCCGGCGGTGACCAGCATCTGTTGAATGGCCATCTGCCCGCGGGCACCGACCGCCCGGGACAGCGCCTCCACCTGGGCCTGAACCGACTGCTGGTTGCTGTGCACCGAACCGGTGATGGCAGCTTCCCCGGTCAGCAGCAGCGGGCCGTAGTCGAGGATGCGCTGGCGCAGGTCGATCGAGTTCGCCATCACCGCGTCGACCAGTTCCGGCCCCTTGGTGAGCAGACTGCCCACCGCCTGGCCGACATCTTCGGCCGCATCGGTGGCTTCCAGGCGTTGCTGCAGATCAGATTTCCGGTCGTCGAACGTGGACATCGCCGCTTGCCCGTCGCCGCCTTCAGTAGCGGCGATGAGGACGCCCTCCATCGCAGCCATGTAGTCGTCGATGTGCGGAATCAATTCGGCCCGGTCGGCCGCCAACCGGAGATCTCCAGCCACGGCGGCACTGGCATAGATACGCAACCCACCGAACGTCGCCGCCAGGATCAACGGCACGATGACGATGGCAAGGACTTTCCGATTGACCGGCCAATTGGCCGGTGACCAGCGGGAAGGACGCTTGGCCGGAGTCGACGGCGTTGGGGAGAATTCGACGAGGGTGCCGTCAGCCTGCTTCAACTGCGTAAAGGCAGTCATCGGCACCCAACCGCACTACCTGCTGCGTGGCCGCAATTTACTCGTGGGGCGTGATTCATAAGACTTCCTGCTGTTTCCACCCACGCTGGGGCGGGCGTCAAACGCCTTGGCAATTGCACGAGTATGACAGCAGCTCGCGGGCGTTTCCACAATTCTTACTGAACAGACAGAGTTCGTGACCGAGCTGTAGCGCAGTCGTGTGGTAATCGAGCAAACAACAACGTCCTTGCCGGATCGCGTGCCGATTTCGCACTCGGATTTGAGGACAGATTTCACGGCCGCATTTGCATCCCGATTCGTCACAAGGCGGGTCGCCATACGATCATCGACGGATGTTCCGGGTGATGTTCTTTTCTCCCCGCATCGCACCCAATACGGGCAATGCGATCAGGATGGTGGCGGGCACCGGGTGCGAGCTGCACCTGGTCGAGCCACTGGGTTTCGATCTGTCCGAACCCAAGCTGCGCCGGGCCGGTCTGGACTACCACGACCTGGCATCGGTGACGGTGCACGCTGATCTGGAGGCAGCCTGGCGCGCCTTGATGCCAGGCCGGGTGTACGCGTTCACCGCACACGCATCGACCTCATTCACCGACGTCTCCTACCAACCGGGCGACGTGCTGATGTTCGGCCCGGAACCCACCGGGCT encodes:
- a CDS encoding DUF3017 domain-containing protein; its protein translation is MTVNEFVRKVFAGQWPILVVGLFFIAAFALVAAGYWRRGALVIGIGVGAAAALRLALTDDRAGLLVVRSRTIDFTTTATVSAIVLYIAWTIDPLGTS
- a CDS encoding bifunctional methylenetetrahydrofolate dehydrogenase/methenyltetrahydrofolate cyclohydrolase, which produces MGAIVLDGKATRDEIFVDLKQRVAKLTEAGRTPGLGTVLVGDDPGSQAYVRGKHADCAKVGITSIRRDLPADITQAQLDETIDELNANPECTGYIVQLPLPKHLDENAALERIDPAKDADGLHPTNLGRLVLGKEAPLPCTPRGIVHLLRRFDVPIAGAHVVVIGRGVTVGRPMGLLLTRRSENATVTLCHTGTRDLPSLTRQADIIIAAVGVPHMVTADMVKPGAAVVDVGVSRVDGKLTGDVAPDVWDVAGHVSPNPGGVGPLTRAFLLSNVVELEESKLA
- a CDS encoding NADH:flavin oxidoreductase — protein: MNTQPNVFTDVFSEAKLGPLTLRNRIIKAATFEASTPDALVTDDLINYHRLPAAGGVGMTTVAYCAVSQGGRTDGWQIWMRPEAVPGLTRLTDTVHAEGAAISAQIGHAGPVANSRTNKAKALAPVRFFNPLSMRFAKKATIDDIRDVTEAHANAARLAIDSGFDAVEVHLGHNYLASSFLSPLINRRTDEFGGSLENRAKVARGVVRAVRDAVDKHGDRKIAVIAKLNMSDGIRGGIPMDESLQTAKWLEEDGGLDAIELTAGSSLVNPMYLFRGGAPVKEFAANFKPPISWGIRMSGNKFFREYPYHEAYLMRDAEKFRAELTMPIILLGGITNRETMDRAMAAGFEFIAMGRALLAEPDLLNRIQAEETKGSVKSLCTHCNECMPTIYSHTHCVVTGAPDTLVK
- a CDS encoding diphosphate--fructose-6-phosphate 1-phosphotransferase; this encodes MVTYRYVRVGLVALVVFLLTSLALTWAHTCPQGSISAFFYTRTHAVFLASLCAIGICLIAYKGSRVGEDALLNYSGFMAFIVALVPTGSDDLCRPWLPTVSDPFGGVANNVAALFVAVAVGTGMYLALDRWRRPQRAPVPSAPSCAEAATLWKTVATALLRVEKWLPTALLIIAIAGAPLMLWDWFAEHAHVIAAVAMFLAITLVAVYHACYARAAVRRHLARFYATIAALMLVTVVAGIVLLVLGWHFGVIATELTLIVLFAVFWAVQTWDVWDAQDRYPEEAVPTLANTPTQPV
- a CDS encoding outer membrane protein assembly factor BamB family protein, translated to MSSEGVQKAAVRVLGVLRQVGTVLAGAAVVWLVWAVALGAWARLIAPRSAGESGWYVFGLHRWGDALPNRMVLAVTVIALVLLAAMAYSVWRGRTDRDLAATPVGAAGVAAILVIAYVSQGIPAFYRKVMDSAPVTTALPLGAAAWCLCLAGAVAAFLAARAFPRLERGSVKLLAIGAAIAVVVAAVVTVGALRAGDDGRFVDATTAPATDVPAVPAGLGKRTFTVSVPDAFGDQRLPVYDMDSAGAGFAVYRDGRITAYGSDGKERWHYARTGPGDVGVEAMRVVDNGATVLAFVGGGLVGLDAVTGEYLWASDDAGLQEAARGRLRSATGPFIVGWDDQHTWTRYDSRTGHALWSVPAPHPGCGIVEPVVTASGVVSTVQCQDGKVWLSVLDPETGEIGWDTVLSERKIDPAVPIEQRYVQLGSKPANGIGVVISLQGAGAPDAARYADIVHRTVTELPADGRFAESYGPSDDFVVWFLTDRTTRLTLFGSDGRQRCQVPDGVEAVRTNVPSRRVDQPAYVAFPDTLVLADRGVRGTPGSLRTFDARTCAQTATAPAESVEGLVPAPGAVLVLRRDGQTLQIDGYTG